A section of the Clostridium felsineum DSM 794 genome encodes:
- a CDS encoding AEC family transporter, translating into MKTIYVFKQIMILFLVMGIGYYAARAKIINEESTSHISNFIVTITLPLMILTSFNVKYSVNTIVIISQLLIFSIIAFFISMIIGKVISFKFNCDRKDILMFMSIFSNCGFIGFPVLKVIYGDKGVLYTSIFNLVYNVFIWTFGIVIMNGRKEKINYKKILLNHNILAVILGMVLMLSSIKIPYVINSAFNLVGSMTAPLSMIVIGSILTTVEFNDIFKDWSLYYISALRLVLIPMIIYFALKPFLINKIVIGVIIICEAMPGGTLCPILAKNYNRNFKYASKIVLVTTIVSMITIPIITLFLGI; encoded by the coding sequence ATGAAAACTATATATGTATTTAAGCAAATTATGATTTTATTTTTAGTTATGGGGATCGGGTATTATGCGGCAAGAGCAAAGATAATTAATGAAGAAAGTACGAGTCATATATCAAATTTTATAGTTACAATTACACTTCCATTAATGATATTAACATCCTTTAACGTTAAATATTCTGTAAACACAATTGTTATTATAAGTCAGCTTCTTATATTTTCAATTATAGCTTTTTTTATTTCAATGATAATAGGAAAAGTTATCTCCTTTAAATTTAATTGTGATAGAAAAGATATATTGATGTTTATGAGCATTTTTTCAAATTGTGGTTTTATAGGCTTTCCAGTGCTTAAGGTTATATATGGGGATAAAGGTGTACTTTACACATCAATATTTAACTTGGTATATAACGTGTTTATTTGGACATTTGGAATAGTGATCATGAATGGAAGGAAAGAAAAAATAAACTATAAAAAAATATTACTTAATCATAATATATTGGCGGTTATACTTGGAATGGTGCTTATGCTTTCGTCCATAAAAATACCCTATGTTATAAATTCAGCCTTTAATTTAGTGGGATCAATGACAGCACCTTTATCAATGATTGTAATAGGTTCTATATTAACGACAGTAGAATTTAATGATATTTTTAAGGATTGGTCTTTATATTATATATCAGCTTTAAGATTGGTTTTAATACCAATGATAATTTATTTTGCACTTAAACCATTTTTGATTAATAAGATTGTTATAGGGGTAATTATTATTTGTGAAGCTATGCCAGGAGGAACACTTTGCCCCATACTTGCTAAGAACTATAATAGAAATTTTAAATATGCTTCAAAAATAGTTCTAGTAACAACAATTGTGTCAATGATAACTATACCCATTATTACTTTATTTTTAGGAATATAG